Below is a window of Raphanus sativus cultivar WK10039 unplaced genomic scaffold, ASM80110v3 Scaffold2295, whole genome shotgun sequence DNA.
AACTTCATGTCGTATTGATATCGTAACAATAACGTCTTGCAGACTCGTTCCGTGGACCATTTACAAGTACCATATTTGCGTGAATGTGAAAGGCCTGGGGATTCGATGGGCCCCATACTGATAAACGTCTAACAATTTCAAACGCCGTCGTTTTATAATCCAGTGCATGACCATTGAAATTACCATTTTTTCAAATACTAATCAATGGAAAAGGTAAGCTAGGATATTAAATCTTTTTATGAAACCCTAAAAATGTCAAAACTGTTAGCTGTCAAGAATCGTTTTCAAATTTAACTAGGGGTTGACAATGAGGATCGGAGCGGATCAGTTATATTATCACTGATGATATTATCACGTGAAATTTACATGAAAATGTCACGATTTCCATTTATTTTTACCGTTGTGGGATTATCAAATTTATCACGTCCGGTTCAAGATAGATTggattatatatacatatatattagaaGCGGAATATATAAGTTTGATTCGTAGGTATTATATACTTTGGGCAAAAAAAGTATTATGAAATTGATGATTTCCTTTACATTATCAAGTAAAAAAAGTATTATGAAATTGATAATCCACATTTGTTTGATCTCTATAGCTATGTCGACTCTCTAaattgaatattaattttacGAATTAATATGTTGTAGAAGATTCCCATATTCCCAAAAGGAAGATATCCAAAGATGTACTTTAGATAGAAAATGTCTTCTTCTTTAAGGTAATGAAAGTTAATCAAGACGAATGGACCTAGTATGAATAAATGGAGAGACATATATAGTCGTtgatttcggttcggttcaatagttgtaaaaataaaaaaacacacaaaaccaaAAGACTGTTTGGTACATTgctttgtgtttgtttttcttgtGCCGTTTGCAACTTGCTAATTAATTCGTATACGAGTAGACAGTTCTTGACAAAGAAAACATGAGAATTGAACTTCTATCGTTCATGGAAAATCAGAAAAGTCAAACATCTGGAAGAAAACTTCTCACATgtccaaattaaatttaaaacatactACTATAAAccatttaattaaaatcaataCCGCTAGGAGAATAGTGTTACAATGTTATACGCAATGTGTGAAGATGATCAGCCGCCAACACAGCCACACACGCGTTATCTTCTTAGTTTCTACTACTATGAATTATCCATATGAATTATCCAACTAACTTCTTGGAAAAACCTGTAATCTTTGTACGGACGCATCTCATGTCTATAActatatataatcatttttgaCATTGCTCAACCACATACAGTCATACAACATGCATAATGCATTACGTTTAACTTCAtacattttttgttgttgttaatgATGAGCTTCAGACTTTTCTTTAatgcaaattttattttcataatagcCACTGGTTGTCTACTAGTTTGAAGATTCATATTAGAGTGGAGATTAGAGTTCGGGTATTGCTATATCGTTTATGCTTGGCTTATATTTGTTTAAATGGTAATAATATCCATGCGACTATGAGAGTATTGGTATGCAGGGGTATGATATGAAAGCCTCCGGTAATTAGAAATCATTACAAGATATACGTACACCTCAATTTGCGTTTTGACTTCACCATCTGTATAtgaatttaattaaaatgttagatAGAAACAGTGGCGGAGCCACATGGTAGAATGGGTGGGCAAGTGCACCGGATGATTTCTTAAAATTCCATGTAAATTTTTGATAATGTATTTCATGCTCCGGATGCtctttgaacaattttgatAATGCCTCCCCTAGCATTCATCTCTAGATCCGCCACTGGATAGAAATCAATGTACTATCAAGGTCTTTCATCTGATATCTTATTAGATGATAAAATGTGAAATGTATAATAACTTTACCACTCAACcaattatatacaataaaaatctaaactaaacaaaaaaactatttaactTTACCACTCAACCAATTATATACATATCTAACCGAAATGTAAGAGCATCTTCAATTCATATGCTACTTTGGATCTAAATGCTATATTGTAGAAGAAAATACATTCTaatccatttttatattttattctataatagatAGTGCTATtcttttttctatataaaaaataacattcaCCTATATCAAGAGAATTTTAAATTCAGtgatatatctttaaaaataaaaaaaataaagatgcaAACAAATTTTACtccaatatattttctataatagaTAAATGTTAGTTATtacagtattttatataaagaaTGTTTCTAATATATTcatatgtaatataaaaatattattcctCACTTGAATGTTACTCTCTCTGACTCATTAAAGtgtcactttgacatttttttaCGTAGATTAGAATTTTTTATTAGAAACTAATGGATTcatgtttaatatataattaattaaattatattaatttaaataaaatctattgataatttaaaatgataaaataaattaatgtacaaaactatattaaaattatagaattacacgtattttgaaacaaaaagtctaaaataacatatattatgaaACATAAGAAATAATACATTATAGCAGATTTTATTCTGTTTTAAAAAGTTCtgatttaaatgtaaaatatcaaaacatattGGAAATAGTCTGATGTTTTGAAACCGTCTATTGATATCCAATCAACAAAAAGAATACTTTCATAAAAGCAAAGTGTagatttttaaccaaaaaagaatcaaatgtaaatttttcttaattaattagTCTTATATTCATTTCTCAATACGGTCTTATATTGTGAGAACTGGCGTTCCCGGTACTGTATGTGACGGTCACGTCTCCAGACTTAAAGCCACGTGTCAGTTACCAACGGTCGTCCGTTCACCAACTATAACTCCTTCGTCTTCTCTAATTCTCTAATTCTATATATAACCCAACAGGTCATCCTCTGCACTGTTTAATTCAATAATAAATCTCACCAAATATTCTCtcttaaatatggtaatagctaATGAAACCAGCGGAACCCATCACCGGAGACTCACTTTCGCCGACTTCTTAAACTCCGATCCCGACGCCGGCGAAGAAGAACACAACCACGGTGGCCGTCCTAGTAgtagcaacaacaacaacaacaacaacaaggatGCTAACAGTTACCAACAACGTCAAAGCAATGCTTCGACCACGAGCGGCGACTCCTCTCCAAACCAAGTTTTATCACCATGGAACCAGACATACTCACCGTACTACACCGACACAACAACGACTCCGACTATGTCTCCATCTCCGTGGAACCAGACTTACTCTCCTTACTACAAGTCTCCGTGGACCTACCAGACCCAAAACATAAACGACGTTTCCGAAAACGGTTTAATCGGTACGATCGTGAGACAAGACGGTCACGTCTACTCGTTGGCTGCTTCTGGGAATCTTCTATTCACAGGATCCGACTCCAAGAACATTCGGGTCTGGAAAGATCTCAAAGACTTCACCGGTTTTAAATCAGCAAGCGGGTTGGTTAAAACAATAGTAATAACCGGAGATAACCGGATTTTCACCGGTCATCAAGACGGTAAAATCCGGGTTTGGAGAGGGTCCAAGAAAGGATACACCCGAATCGGAAGCTTACCGACTTTGAAAGAGTTTTTGACCAAGTCGGTGAATCCAAAGAACTACGTCGAGGTGCGTCGCAGGAGAAACGTACTGAAGATACGTCACCACGACGCCGTTTCGTGTCTGAGCTTGAACGAAGAACTCGGTTTACTCTATTCCGGTTCGTGGGACAAGACTCTCAAAGTCTGGAGACTCTCAGACTCGAAATGCCTTGAATCGATTCAGGCTCACGACGACGCTATCAACACCGTGGCCGCCGGTTTCGACGGTTTGCTGTTCACCGGAGCCGCGGACGGAGCTTTGAAAGTGTGGAAACGTGAGCTACAAGGGAACGGGACGAAGCATTTTCTGGTTAACGTGTTGATGAAGCAAGAGAACGCTGTGACGGCGTTGGCTGTGAATTTAACGGCGTCTGTTGTTTACTGTGGATCTTCTGACGGTTCCGTTAATTTCTGGGAAGGGCAAAAGTATCTCTCCCACGGCGGGACTCTCCGTGGCCATCGTACGGCGGTGCTATGTCTCGCTGCTGCTGGGAGTTTGGTGCTGAGCGGCGGAGCGGACAAGAATATTTGTGTGTGGAGGAGGAATCGTGATGGGACACACTCTTGTCTCTCGGTGTTGATGGACCACGTGGGACCTGTTAAGTGTTTGACGGCGGTGGAAGAGACAGAGGAAAAGGGTGACGGAAGATGGATAGTGTATAGTGGAAGCTTGGATAAATCGGTGAAGGTGTGGCGCGTGAATGAGACGGCGTCTCCGGTTATTGGTTGAGATGTTtcgaggaggaggagagacTACGCGCCGTTTTACCGCGTGGGATGTGACTATGGATAAAGGGAATGTTGTTCCGCGGTACATGTGATTATTTGCCTTTGTGGTCAAGACAAGTTTTATGGCCGGCAAAAAGAAGCAGTTCATACGACCAATAAACGACGGCCACCTCATGAAAGTATCTAAAAGGTTCAGAAAGTACGTCTATTTTATTCAGTGTTCTTTGTAAATTGTAACTGACATATTTGATTTACGctaaaaagaaacagaaaggGAAAATGATTTGGCCATGttcataaaaaggaaactaTTTCATTGTATTAaatcattttgtttatattttatatggaaTTCGTTCGAAATGCAGTTGTTGGTAATTTAAAACTCGTATtctaaaagatataaaaaactGATATTCtattaaatgataaaattggaattttagatttttaacgGGTACATTTAGTCGATTTAGTTGATTTGGTaggtctcttttttttttgttgaacacCTGTTATACCCTGTTAGTTCTCTTTACTGAATGAGATGGAATATTTTATTGGTGTCTTGATGAATTTGCAAACAAGCAATATTCAGTTTTTctaaactaaaaaggaaaaacataaCAACGGTGTAGTGTGTATTTATTTACATTATGATTTTATTATGCAATTTCTTCATAGATGAGTGTAACAAAATCTATGGTAGGTGACTATTATTACTTTTCCGGGAGTAATCACTTTAAAAAATAGCTATCCTGTTATTTCCCTCCCAGCTAGAATTTCAAGAGAGCTAGGCCAGAAAAAGTGCAAGGGTTAGCCCTGCTAATCCAGAGGTCTAGCTAGTTTTGCTAAAGCCCTACTTTCCCTCTACTGCTTCTGTTCATCCTGCCTATGCTGCTTTGATGTCCCTATTTCTGCCCTTTTACTTCTTCGTCAAGGGACAAATTTTCACACCAGGTCTTGCATAAACTGTTAAGTTCTCAAAGGTTCTAGTGGAAGAATAACAAACGGAAAAACCTGCCAAATCTAAACTGATCATTAATATGTAGTGGGAATTACACTTTCTCACTTTACCAGTATTTTGTTAATTCGTAGGTATGCCAGTGAATCCAAATCTTGTCCGTTCTCGTCTAACAACTAGATTCTCAACTTTCCACAACTGAAATTTATGTGATAGACTAGATTTACATGGACAACATTCCTCTTCAGCCAAGCTAATGGATGACCTTTTTATTAAGGCAAAGTCTAAAAGTACAACCAATATACTCTTTGCGTTTGGAAAACCTAATACGTTCCTCGGACACAtcagaaaccaaaacaaaaattaaataccACTTAGAGATGCACATTGCACGACTcgcatttcttttcttttctttttaaactgATTTTGTAGAATATTTAAATTGGAGTTGAAGATTTAGAAATACTTATGTACTATGGTAGGTGATTTGTTAGTTCATTTTGTTGAAAAGAGAGTCGCTGGAGAATTAGATGTAATGTTTTATTGATGTCTTGATGAGTGCATGTAAAAAGTCTTATCTTTCGTCAGATTTAAGTTTGATACAAAATCTACACGCATATGCTATATTTATGCACATAGCACATTGACATACGTACGCCCTtctatttctaataatttttcaaatagtaTGAAAAGCTAATAAATCGTGTTCTACCAATGGTATCAAAGCATTTGTTTTTAAACTGTATAAAAATGATAATCCGGTTAATAAGTATACCTTAATTTTAACGTGCAGCAGATTTAGATTCCGATTATAGTAGAAAAATgtcaaattaattatatattgacTAACATGTAATATCAGTGAACTTTCTGATCTGTATAAATACTCTATTTCAAATTTCTTTTCATATGAGTTTGTTCTAAAATTTTAGGATAAAAACTAGTTTGTGCTTTTCTTTACAAAAATGAAGGTCACAAGTTACAAACAAACACCGTGAGGTTATTTGCTCTTTCCCAAGTTACGCAAAGACCCACTAGGTTCTTGTTCGTCTGACTTTACTTTATTTAGAATTATTAAGCCCATAATCTTACTGTCTTAAGTTTAAAATCGTCATGTGGTGTACTATTAGGTTAATCATAACTTCcacttttcttcttcataaTTCATAATATTCTTTGAGACCTTAGGAATCTATATGGTCCGTTGatcatataaaatacaataGATTATAAAACACGATCACGAATAGAATGATTTTACACTCTCGCACGCCCTCAGCATCTAggctctttttttcttttagcaaACATCTAGGCTCCTACAGGGCGAATCTAGAATGTTTTTTGGGTGGGTGCACAACTCATAAATGGTAAAAATGAATGCATTAGCTGGCATTGAACCCGAGATGTCATGGGTATAGGATGTCCCTCCAAGTAAGAATGCTAAACTAAGGAGTACTGAAAAAGGTTTCGCATCATGGGTAGATAGCATACTCGGCATTGAATAATCCGCTGAAACAGTCGAAATTATTCACTTGCGTAAATTAAAAGTTGATTTTATTACTCTCCAAGACACATTTTGACTTTCATATAACAATATAAGGCACATTCCACTTGCAGAACACTTTATAGGTGTTCAAAGACTTTGATACCCTTGTAGTAAGTGAAACCAAACcgaatttgtattttcttaaaccAAATCCTACCAATCCAACTTAAACCAAATCTCAACTTTAGATTTGTGTTTCTCTGGTTTCACgatttttgctctctctctctctctctctctctctctcttctctctctctctctctctctctctctctctctctctctctctctctctccccgaCTATAGCGGCAGAGATCTACTCCGAACGCTAATCCTCTTAGCCTCGCCGCTCTACACCTACTTCTGCTCCTCTCCGTCATAGATAAGCTTGCGAAGGCGACTTCGTTATTGATGTTCAGGTAATGCCGCATGCGGCGGATGTGAGTGGCGGAGGATTTGAAGAACTGGAAGCGGTGATGGCGGATGATGTGAAGAACTAGAAGCGGTGATGGCGGATGCAGCAGTGGATGTGAATAACTGGAAGGGATGATGAAGGATGCGGCAGAGCTTAGAAGCGGAAGCGGTGATGGCGGATGCGGCAGTGGATGTaaatgtttgtttgttattttcagTTACTGTTTTTTGGTCTCTCATCAAATGACCCCTTAAATCAAAGTTTTGGGCTTTAGTCTTTCTCAAACCTTACCATCAAACCCTTGAATCCATGTTTGAATGTTTTCAGATAGTGAAATAACTGGTTCTCTGATTGTGTTTAAAAACAATTGTTTGTTTCTTCGGTTTCTTGTGACCCTATGTAAATTTGATTAtagtttttcttaatttgttttgtctGACATAATAATCGCCTCAAAATGAGAATTTTTGAtgatgatagattttttttcaattcgtCTTGTTTGTATGCTTTCGATTTCCTGTCCACAAATTTGAGAAACTTCCTTTTTTATTTGTGGACATGTTGGCATCCACATCTGacataatttttctttccaCTGGACCACCGCCTTCCACCGAAGCTAGCTGTTCACCACATACATGTTTCCCAGCGGATGGCTCAAAGCCTACTCCAAGCCAACAACACCCCCGAACACACTCCCCCTGACCATAATCCCCCATGTCCACAACTCCACTGTCCACAAATCCCATATCCATAACTCACCTGTCTACAACTCTCTTGTCCACAACTCGCTTGAACATGTTTCTTCGTCCCCAGAAACACTTTTATTTCTTCCTATCCTCTGGGAGAAGGAAACAAAGCACAAATTAACCTAAGTTTTTTTCCTGCGCAATCATCAGAAAAATAATTGTCTTTCTTTTCTCCAACGAGAGAACAGATCTGCATTCAATTCATGTCCTTGTTAAAACCAACGCTCAAAGACTTTTAAATCTGACCGCATGATCTAAATTTCTTTTATCTCATCTAACAGTGAGAAAGAGATCCCCACAAACAGCTGGCAAATGTTTTATTGTGATAAAAACAGCTTGCAAACCGGTTTCCTAACCAAACAATAACCAAACAACAACTTAGGTCTCGTTTCATTAAGGACATAAACGTGAAACTACCCCACTAGATCCAAAAAAATGTGCCTCACCAGCGCAATGTGTCCTTCCTTgtaatcaaaactcaaaatgtGCCTTTTACGGCAATCAAGTTATAACTATATCTTTGAATCCTGCAATAGTTTATTTAGTTAGGAAAGAAAATTAGACAATAGTGTACTGTCCATACGACTATTCGTTCCTCTGCATATGTAAATATCAGACAAAACTATCGGACTATCCCAATTAAATTGCACACTTTGGATATGGTTTGAGACTCCTAGTCCGTTGAACTTCAAAAGTAGGATAACAAGACGACGCTGGTTGCTGTATTTTAATTACTCAAAGTATGCTATATTGGTGACTAAGAAAGGTTTGTTTGTATCCgaccttagctcagttggtagagcggaaGACTGTAGTAGTTGCAGATAATCTTTAGGTCGCTGGTTCGATTCCGGCAGGTCGGATTAGTTTTTTGATTTTAACACTTTTGGGctttgaaaaacaaaatccagcccatatatatattttgccAACAAGCCAGCCCATAcgttatgcttttttttttgtcaaggaCGTTATGCTTTTGCTTGCAGATCAAAAGTCAAGAATAAAACCGAAGACAACATTTCATGCAACTTTTCTCTCGAGTGGTGTAAACTTTTTTTGTCTTCGGAACTAGAAAAATTGAAGTTATCTGGTTTCAAGCCGGTTGGAGTGAGTTTGCAGAGGATCATTCAATTATTGAAGGCCATTTTGTCTTCTTTGAATACAAAAGAAACTCGAATTTCCTGTAATGATCTTCAATGTTTCGGCTTGTGAAGTGACAGTGACGATGAGGTAACCGACATTACAGACGAAGGGTTTCTTGGAAGTTAAGGTACAAAGGGAAATGATCAATCTGTTAATGGTGGTGATTCAGAGCACAACACCAAGAAGAGAACAAGAGACAAGGAGTTTGAGAAGATTCTAAACAGTGAGAACTAAATAAAGAAGATTTAGACTTCTTAACATGATAGTGTAGAGTTTTGTTAGCATAGTACAAGGAGAAAGCGATGTTTAAGCAGCAGCATTTCGAGTACATG
It encodes the following:
- the LOC108836023 gene encoding protein JINGUBANG, coding for MVIANETSGTHHRRLTFADFLNSDPDAGEEEHNHGGRPSSSNNNNNNNKDANSYQQRQSNASTTSGDSSPNQVLSPWNQTYSPYYTDTTTTPTMSPSPWNQTYSPYYKSPWTYQTQNINDVSENGLIGTIVRQDGHVYSLAASGNLLFTGSDSKNIRVWKDLKDFTGFKSASGLVKTIVITGDNRIFTGHQDGKIRVWRGSKKGYTRIGSLPTLKEFLTKSVNPKNYVEVRRRRNVLKIRHHDAVSCLSLNEELGLLYSGSWDKTLKVWRLSDSKCLESIQAHDDAINTVAAGFDGLLFTGAADGALKVWKRELQGNGTKHFLVNVLMKQENAVTALAVNLTASVVYCGSSDGSVNFWEGQKYLSHGGTLRGHRTAVLCLAAAGSLVLSGGADKNICVWRRNRDGTHSCLSVLMDHVGPVKCLTAVEETEEKGDGRWIVYSGSLDKSVKVWRVNETASPVIG